AGCCGCTCGGCGTCCTCGATCGTGCGCACGGCGTGGCGCCAGCGCAGCTCGCCGCCGAGGTCGAGCCGCCGCGAGCGGACGCCCGTGGCGACGACGAGGCCGTCCCAGTGCACCTCCTCGCCACCGTCGAGCCGCACGACGTGACCGTCGAGGTCGACGGAGGCGACGCGGGTGCCGAGGCGCCACTCCACGCCCTCCGCCGTGGCGGGCCGCTGGCGGAAGGGCAGGCGGTCGCGCGCCATCGTGCCGCGCAGCACCTCCTTCGACAGCGGCGGCCGGTTGTAGGGCGCGTGCTGCTCCTCGCCGATCACGAGGAGACGGCCGGTGTGCCCCGCCGCGCGCAGCCGCTCGGCGGCGCGGAGGCCGGCGAGACCGGCACCGACGACGACGATCGTGCTCTCCAGGGATGTGGCCGATGTGGTCACGGGACGCTCCTTCGCAGGGGGGTACGGCGGGGGTCAGGCGGGTGCCGGCACGCGCGCCGCGGCACGGCCCGCGCGGTAGCCGAAGACCATCGCCGGGCCGAGGGTGCCGCCGGCACCGCCGTAGACCATGCCGGTGGGCGCGGCCATGACGTTGCCCGCGGCGTACAGGCCCTCGATGACGGCGCCGTCGACGTCGAGCACGGCACCGTCGACGTCCGTGCGCGGGCCGCCCTTGGTGCCGAGCGTCGAGCTGAGCAGCTCGACGGCGTAGAACGGGCCCTCGTCGAGGGGGCCGAGGGTCGCGCCGCGGCCCGGGTACTGCGCGCGGTCGCCGCACCACCCGTCGTACGCGCTGTCCCCGCGCCCGAAGTCGTCGTCGTGCCCGGCGGCGACGAGCCCGTTCCACCGGGCGACGGTCGCCTCGAGGGCGTCCGGTGGCACGCCGATGACGGCGGCGAGCCCAGCGAGGGTGTCGGCGCGGTGCACGACGTCCGGCACGGGGGCGCCCGGGGCGTTGCCGAAGCAGCCGTAGCGCGTGGCGAAGCCGTGGTCGAAGACGAGGTGCGCGGGCTGGTTGGCGTAGCGGAAGCTGGTCGGGTCGAACGCGTGGAAGGCGCCGCCGAGCGCGTTGTAGTTGGCGGCCTCGTTGGTGAACCGCACCCCCTGGTCGTTCACCATGATCGAGCGGGGGAGCGTGCGCTCGCGGAGCACGAGGAAGACGTCGTGGCCGCCGTCGGCGCGACGGTCGCCCAGACGCACCACGGGCACCCACCACGCCTCGCGCATGTTGCCCAGCCGGGCGCCGACGCGCATCGCCATCCGCAGTCCGTCGCCCGTGTTGGTCGGCACGCCCGGCGGGGCGGTCATCGGACCACGGAGGAAGTCGCGCACCAGGTCGGCGTCGTGCTCGAACCCGCCGGTCGCGAGCACCACCGCGCGGGCGTGCACGCGGCGTACCGGTGCGTCGGGGGCGTGGGCGTCCTGCAGCTCGAC
This Nocardioides alkalitolerans DNA region includes the following protein-coding sequences:
- a CDS encoding FAD-dependent oxidoreductase gives rise to the protein MPPEPTESTESTEPTETTEPTGTERVDVVVLGTGAAGLTAALAAADAGARVALVEKADKIGGTTALSSAVVWLPANPAARAAGVADSREDALAYLGALSHDMILPELAAAFVDSVDEVVDWIETATPLHLQLVAGFPDYHPEHPGGKPQGGRSLEPALFSFDAVPGWSDRVVGTPRRMNVSDTPTGGGTGVIAPDELARRESAGLEGLGRALVGSLLAGCLDRGAVPETGWRATRLLTEDDRVVGVELQDAHAPDAPVRRVHARAVVLATGGFEHDADLVRDFLRGPMTAPPGVPTNTGDGLRMAMRVGARLGNMREAWWVPVVRLGDRRADGGHDVFLVLRERTLPRSIMVNDQGVRFTNEAANYNALGGAFHAFDPTSFRYANQPAHLVFDHGFATRYGCFGNAPGAPVPDVVHRADTLAGLAAVIGVPPDALEATVARWNGLVAAGHDDDFGRGDSAYDGWCGDRAQYPGRGATLGPLDEGPFYAVELLSSTLGTKGGPRTDVDGAVLDVDGAVIEGLYAAGNVMAAPTGMVYGGAGGTLGPAMVFGYRAGRAAARVPAPA